The Apium graveolens cultivar Ventura chromosome 11, ASM990537v1, whole genome shotgun sequence genome has a window encoding:
- the LOC141697989 gene encoding malonyl-coenzyme A:anthocyanin 3-O-glucoside-6''-O-malonyltransferase-like — translation MESVSPTINFLEHCRVFPSADAVAVTSLPLILFDLMWLGFHPLGRVIFYDFSYSTNHYIKYIVPNLKTSLSLALKHFTPLAGNLILPSGTDSNIDINFRYLDGDSISVTFAECTGDFNYFSGDHVRLADILNPLVPQLPSATCTEVSGEDCSVAPLIAIQVTVFPDRAICIGITNSHVVADGSTMFNFVRAWSSIAKQLNISDNEHDTDDLASSGCFQIPSFDRSSVPDPYGLGDIFKKSRIARGTRHHEKLVKQKEDASHDSSMIKVRATFVITEANILALKKIVLTKLPTLTHLSSFTVVCAYLWTCFAKTRATVWESEHDLDEPQNFSFAMDARARLDPPLPAAYFGNCLVGCLGVQTGRVMIGDEGLVAAAEVFGNAISAKVKNGALHGSDKWMEEFAGIIRGEWNIGIAGSPKMDYYNNIDFGWGKALKFEFAQEPLSLSRCRNSKTDIEIGVILPKIEMDVFSTVLSQGLDTLHG, via the coding sequence ATGGAGAGTGTATCCCCCACCATCAACTTTCTGGAGCACTGCCGAGTATTTCCATCGGCTGATGCCGTCGCTGTGACATCTCTGCCTCTCATTCTTTTCGACTTAATGTGGCTTGGTTTCCATCCCCTTGGCCGTGTCATCTTCTATGATTTTTCATACTCTACAAACCACTATATCAAATACATAGTTCCGAATCTCAAAACTTCGTTGTCTCTTGCCCTCAAACACTTTACTCCATTGGCTGGAAATTTAATATTACCCTCCGGTACTGATTCCAACATCGACATCAACTTCCGTTACTTGGATGGTGATTCTATCTCTGTAACATTTGCCGAGTGCACAGGTGATTTTAATTATTTCTCTGGTGACCATGTACGTCTCGCGGATATATTGAATCCTCTTGTTCCTCAACTCCCCTCAGCTACTTGTACTGAAGTTTCCGGGGAGGATTGTTCTGTAGCTCCTCTGATTGCTATTCAAGTAACTGTATTTCCAGACCGTGCCATCTGTATTGGAATCACAAACTCTCATGTGGTTGCAGATGGAAGCACTATGTTCAACTTTGTACGAGCATGGTCTTCCATTGCTAAACAGCTTAATATCTCTGATAACGAACATGACACTGACGATTTGGCATCATCAGGATGTTTCCAGATTCCATCTTTTGATAGGAGTTCTGTCCCAGACCCCTATGGTCTAGGTGATATATTCAAGAAATCACGAATAGCAAGAGGGACTAGACATCATGAGAAACTGGTTAAGCAAAAGGAGGATGCTTCTCATGATTCTTCGATGATAAAAGTTAGAGCAACATTTGTGATAACTGAAGCCAATATCCTGGCCTTGAAGAAAATAGTGTTAACAAAACTGCCAACATTAACACACTTGTCATCGTTCACAGTCGTGTGTGCTTATCTTTGGACATGCTTTGCAAAAACACGGGCTACTGTTTGGGAAAGTGAGCATGATCTTGATGAGCCGCAGAACTTCAGTTTTGCTATGGATGCTCGTGCTCGATTGGACCCTCCCTTGCCTGCTGCATACTTTGGAAATTGTTTAGTTGGATGTCTTGGGGTACAGACAGGCAGGGTTATGATAGGAGATGAAGGTCTTGTTGCTGCCGCGGAAGTGTTTGGAAATGCAATTTCTGCAAAGGTTAAGAATGGTGCCTTGCACGGTTCCGACAAATGGATGGAGGAGTTTGCTGGAATTATAAGAGGGGAATGGAATATTGGCATTGCGGGTTCCCCAAAGATGGACTACTACAACAATATTGATTTTGGATGGGGCAAAGCTTTAAAGTTTGAATTTGCTCAAGAGCCATTATCCTTGTCAAGGTGTAGGAACTCAAAAACAGACATCGAAATAGGTGTTATCCTACCTAAAATTGAAATGGACGTTTTCTCGACTGTTTTGTCCCAGGGGTTGGATACTTTGCACGGCTAA